The genomic stretch GCGGAAGGGAAAAAGTGGATCGACGGCTTCTATCCGGCCTTTATCCGTCACATTCAGGACAAAGTCTGGAGCATTCCGTTCCAGCGTTCGACGGTGGTGTTGTACTGGAATAAACAGGCGTTTGAGAAAGCCGGTCTGAACGGCGACACGCCGCCGGCCAACTGGCAGCAGGTCGTGGATTTTGGTAAGAAACTGGTGGTACGCGACGGCAACGACGTCAAACAGTGGGGCATCGAAATCCCTTCTACGCCAAACGGTTACTGGAACTTCCAGGGCATTGCCGCCACCAACGGCAGCCATCTGGATAACGGCAAAGGCACCGCTGTCACATTTGACACACCGGCCAACGTGGAAGCGCTGCAATGGCTGACCGATCTGGCGCAGAAAGACGCGGTTTCCCCGAAAGGCGCGATTGCCTGGGGCACCACGCCGCAGGATTTCATCGACGGCAAAACGGCCATGATGGTGACCACCACCGGCAACCTGACGACGGTGCGTGACAACGCGAAATTCCCGTTTGGTGTAGCGATGCTGCCGGAGAAAACCCAGCGCGGCAGCCCGACCGGCGGCGGCAATTTGTATGTTTTCAAAAACGCGACGCCTGAGCAGCAGAAAGCGGCAATGGAGTTCATCCGCTGGGTGTCCGCCCCGGAACAGGCGGCACGCTGGAGCATCGCGACCGGTTATGTCGCGACGTCGCCAGCCGCGTGGGAAACGACGGTGATGCAGGATTATGTGAAAAAGGTTCCGCAGGCGCTGGTGGCCCGTGAGCAGCTGAAATACTCGCAGCCGGAACTCTCGACCTACAACAGCGTGCAGATTCAGGAGCTGATGAACCATGCAATCGAAGCGGCGGTGACGCAGGCGAAAACGCCAGCCGACGCGCTCAGTTCTGCCCAAAAACAGGCTGACCGTCTGTTGAAACCGTATCAGTAAGGCTCGCGAATGAGCATTCCTCACAGCACGCTTCACGCTGTTGCCCCGGCAGCCCGCACACGCGGGTTGTCTTTGCAGATTTACGGCTATCTGCTGATCTTGCCTGCGCTCTGTTTTTTGCTGCTGTTTACCCACTATCCGGCGCTGGCGACTATCTGGGAAAGCGTGTTCAGCGCCGCACGCAGCGGGCATCCGGCGCAGTTTGTCGGGCTGGATAACTACCGCGCGCTGCTTGATGACGACACGTTTATGCTGGCGCTGCGCAACAATCTGCTTTACGCGGTGATCACCATTCCTCTGTCGGTCGCGCTGGCGCTGATGATGGCGCTGGCGGTCAACCGCCGTTTGCGCGGCAACGCGATTATTCGCGCGGCGTTTTTCATTCCTTCTTTACTACCGATGGTGGCGATCGCTAATCTCTGGCTGTTTTTCTATACACCGCAGCTCGGGTTGCTCAACAAACTGATGGCGCTGTTTTCGCTGCCCGCCGTGAACTGGCTCGGCGAACCGGGCACCGCGCTTTACAGCCTGATGGTGGTGTCCGTCTGGCGCGA from Rahnella sikkimica encodes the following:
- a CDS encoding ABC transporter substrate-binding protein, producing the protein MSLVHRFSRLATAVLLITGTSAFAADPVKLQMYYPIAVGGKISHTVDTLVEDFQKTHPDISIQPVYTGDYATTVTKALTAFRGGNAPQIAVIGDIEAYSLIDAGAIVPVSDLANDAEGKKWIDGFYPAFIRHIQDKVWSIPFQRSTVVLYWNKQAFEKAGLNGDTPPANWQQVVDFGKKLVVRDGNDVKQWGIEIPSTPNGYWNFQGIAATNGSHLDNGKGTAVTFDTPANVEALQWLTDLAQKDAVSPKGAIAWGTTPQDFIDGKTAMMVTTTGNLTTVRDNAKFPFGVAMLPEKTQRGSPTGGGNLYVFKNATPEQQKAAMEFIRWVSAPEQAARWSIATGYVATSPAAWETTVMQDYVKKVPQALVAREQLKYSQPELSTYNSVQIQELMNHAIEAAVTQAKTPADALSSAQKQADRLLKPYQ
- a CDS encoding carbohydrate ABC transporter permease — protein: MSIPHSTLHAVAPAARTRGLSLQIYGYLLILPALCFLLLFTHYPALATIWESVFSAARSGHPAQFVGLDNYRALLDDDTFMLALRNNLLYAVITIPLSVALALMMALAVNRRLRGNAIIRAAFFIPSLLPMVAIANLWLFFYTPQLGLLNKLMALFSLPAVNWLGEPGTALYSLMVVSVWREAGFFMIFYLAALQQIDPRLAEAAEIEGASRRYFFRRVQWPLLMPTTLFILINASMNAFRIVDQVIAMTNGGPNNSTSLLLFYIYRTAFSYWDLPYASAMTVVLLVILASIALIKFNLLDKRTHYQ